The genomic interval CGATCACCAACGTCGGATGCACTGAACGCACCGTGACCCTCGCCCACACCGTGACCGATCCACACGGCCGCGAAGTCGGCCACCATCAGGAGAAGGTGTGCTTGGCGGCACGTACCAGCCGCACCCTCCGGCAGACCCTCGCCGTCCCGGCCGCCCGGCCGTGGCACCCCGACCACCCCGATCTCTACCACTGCCTGACCCGCCTGCTCGACGACGACCAGACCATCGACCGCTGCCGCGAGCGATTCGGCATCCGGACGCTACAGCTCGACGCGCGAAACGGACTGCGGCTCAACGGCCTACCGATCAAACTACGCGGCGGCTGCATCCACCACGACCACGGCGTGATCGGCGCGCACGGCCTGCCCGCCGCCGAGGACCGCCGTATCCGCATCCTCAAAGCCGCCGGTTACAACGCTATTCGCAGCGCCCACAACCCGGCCTCGCACGCACTACTGGAGGCATGCGATCGCCACGGCATGCTGGTGCTGGACGAGCTCACCGACGTCTGGTTCCGCCCGAAGCTGTCCGGTGACTACTCCCAGTATTTCGAACGGTGGTGGCAACGCGATCTGGAAGCGATGATCGCCAAGGACTACAACCACCCGTCGGTGATCATGTACAGCATCGGCAACGAGATAGCCGAAACCGCTACCCCACGGGGAATCGAACTGTCGCAGCGGATAGCCACCACAGCTCGCGGCCTGGATTCCACCCGCTACGTCACCAACTGCGTCAACGGCCTGCTCAACCTGATCGCCGCCGAGGACGATCCGGCACGCGACGAGCGCAAACGACAAGACGCCGATGCCGAACCGCACAAAAACCTCATCGCCGTCATGAACTTCCTGATGAGCCTGCTGATGGACAAGCTGGGGCACTTGGTCAAACTGCCTCGCATCGACCGCCGCACCCGCGAGGTATTCGCGACCGTCGACATCGCGGGCTACAACTACATGCACGGCCGCTACCGTAAAGACGCACGTAAGTACCCCACCCGCGTCATCGTCGGCAGCGAAACGCCGCCACCGCACACCGCCCGGATCTGGCGCGAGATCGAACAGCTACCCAACGTCATCGGCGACTTCACCTGGACCGCATGGGATTACCTCGGCGAAGCCGGGATCGCGACTCGCGTCTACGGCGCTTCGACCGCACTGTATCGACCGTACCCGGCACTGCTCGCCGGGACACCGGTCATCGACATCACCGGCCACCGACAGACCCAGTCCTACCTCAACGAGATCATCTGGCACCGGCGTCGCGGCCCGCATATCGCCGTGCAGCCGGTCGACCAGGCGGGACGCAAGCTGTCGCGATCCGGATTTCGCTCCACCACCTCGCTGGCGAGCTGGAGCTGGGAGGGCTGCGAAGGCCGAACCGCCGTCGTCGAGGTCTATGCCGACGCCGCTCGAATCGATTTGCTACTCAACGGGAAACACATCGGCTCCCGCGCGGCGGGCATCGAGCGCGGCTACCTCGCCGAATTTCGACTCCCGTATCAGCCCGGCGTACTCACTGCCGTCGCCTACCAGCACGACGGCACCGAAATCGGGCGGTGCAGCCTGCGCAGCGCCGATGCGCGATTACAGCTCACCGTGCGCAGCGATCGAACCCGATTGATCAGCGACGGCTCCGATCTGGCGCATCTGGACATCACCCTCACCGATCACAACGGAATCGTAAAACCCCTCGCCGATCGCGAAATCACGGTCACCGTCGAGGGCGCCGCCACCTTGCTCGGACTGGGCAGCGCCGCACCCACGACCGACGAAGACTTCACCGACAACGTCCACACCACCTACTACGGCCGGGCACTCGCGGTCATCCGCGCCGGAAAACAGCCGGGCCCGATCACCCTCACCGTCAGCGCGGCAGACTGCACACCCCAGCAGTTGCGGCTCGCGGCGGAACCGCCCGCCGACACCGAGTTCGATCCAGCTCGCCAGTGACAGTCAACTCCATCCTGTAACGCACTGTCGCACAACATCTTCAACGATCCACACACGACCTCC from Nocardia goodfellowii carries:
- a CDS encoding glycoside hydrolase family 2 TIM barrel-domain containing protein, with product MIRYPFNDDWYLTGGHQGGPVILPHDAMFYERRDPHCRNSWNTGYYPGGVYRYTKTFVAAEDWRSGHVVMEFEGVYQNAEVRINGRAAGGYPNGYTVFRVDADSFLDYGSNNTVEVVARNDGPPNSRWYSGSGIYRPVNLLVGGPVHIAPDGLRIHITELDSARARIAVEATITNVGCTERTVTLAHTVTDPHGREVGHHQEKVCLAARTSRTLRQTLAVPAARPWHPDHPDLYHCLTRLLDDDQTIDRCRERFGIRTLQLDARNGLRLNGLPIKLRGGCIHHDHGVIGAHGLPAAEDRRIRILKAAGYNAIRSAHNPASHALLEACDRHGMLVLDELTDVWFRPKLSGDYSQYFERWWQRDLEAMIAKDYNHPSVIMYSIGNEIAETATPRGIELSQRIATTARGLDSTRYVTNCVNGLLNLIAAEDDPARDERKRQDADAEPHKNLIAVMNFLMSLLMDKLGHLVKLPRIDRRTREVFATVDIAGYNYMHGRYRKDARKYPTRVIVGSETPPPHTARIWREIEQLPNVIGDFTWTAWDYLGEAGIATRVYGASTALYRPYPALLAGTPVIDITGHRQTQSYLNEIIWHRRRGPHIAVQPVDQAGRKLSRSGFRSTTSLASWSWEGCEGRTAVVEVYADAARIDLLLNGKHIGSRAAGIERGYLAEFRLPYQPGVLTAVAYQHDGTEIGRCSLRSADARLQLTVRSDRTRLISDGSDLAHLDITLTDHNGIVKPLADREITVTVEGAATLLGLGSAAPTTDEDFTDNVHTTYYGRALAVIRAGKQPGPITLTVSAADCTPQQLRLAAEPPADTEFDPARQ